A window of the Deinobacterium chartae genome harbors these coding sequences:
- a CDS encoding roadblock/LC7 domain-containing protein, with protein sequence MTAQDILISMRGDLPRLRGSLLATTDGLPIAHDLEEAATYDDQEAETLSAMISALLGLGKRVSGSYDLAPLEAVTVSGAGGLMLLYAVGQRAVLALLVEVNANLGLVHLVARQTAARLEDTIAISS encoded by the coding sequence ATGACTGCGCAAGACATCCTGATTTCCATGCGCGGCGATCTGCCACGCCTGCGCGGTTCGCTGCTGGCTACGACCGATGGCCTGCCGATCGCCCACGACCTTGAAGAGGCCGCGACCTACGACGACCAGGAAGCGGAAACGCTCTCTGCCATGATCTCGGCGCTGCTGGGTCTGGGAAAACGCGTTTCCGGCTCGTACGACCTGGCGCCGCTCGAGGCCGTGACCGTTTCGGGAGCCGGCGGCCTGATGCTGCTGTACGCAGTCGGGCAGCGTGCCGTACTGGCGCTGCTGGTCGAAGTCAACGCCAATCTCGGACTGGTGCACCTGGTTGCCCGGCAGACGGCCGCCCGTCTTGAAGACACCATCGCTATCTCTTCCTGA
- a CDS encoding HD domain-containing protein encodes MSTSRIKDVLEGLISFDGLEYLSKDALVRVIDTPEFQRLRHVQQLGLASFVYPGATHTRLSHSLGAFSGAVRVLAQLRARGCDMDPDWQAATVLAALLHDVGHGPFSHAFEAVTGRDGARGNHEDYTLRLLEVGPQLRPALDAVAPDMSARVQALISKRLKTEDPDHGFLVDLISGPLDVDRGDYLRRDAYFTGVHYGLFDRDWLISALDVSQEWDAAGRRVRSALLFEEKGLPSVEAYLIGRYHMFRQVYFHKTKRFFEKALEVVSKLVQERGQPGGVWIEEMLAEVRVRDLDLETYLELTDAAYLEAIRVWRRQGGGVGRLASAIWNREPYRTIDVTDLPVPSLAAGEDPVTEAVKAYFERAGLDHRALVLFDEATDTTLKPENYRELRVRSGGGRTQTLVQYLAGGREQIRDRGLSSRSLLLEVLSASYRARRIFVDAAHYPQVRRIVDRLRAELTHGEGA; translated from the coding sequence ATGTCCACCAGCCGCATCAAGGACGTCCTCGAGGGCCTGATCTCCTTCGACGGACTCGAATACCTCTCCAAGGACGCCCTGGTCCGGGTGATCGACACCCCGGAGTTCCAGCGGCTGCGGCACGTGCAGCAGCTGGGTCTGGCGTCCTTTGTCTACCCGGGAGCCACCCATACCCGGCTGTCGCACTCGTTGGGAGCGTTCAGCGGCGCGGTCAGGGTGCTGGCCCAGCTGCGCGCGCGCGGTTGCGACATGGATCCGGACTGGCAGGCGGCCACGGTGCTGGCCGCGCTGCTGCACGACGTGGGGCATGGGCCGTTCTCGCACGCTTTTGAAGCGGTGACCGGGCGGGACGGGGCGCGCGGCAACCACGAGGACTACACCCTGCGCCTGCTCGAGGTCGGCCCGCAGCTGCGTCCGGCGCTCGACGCGGTCGCGCCCGACATGAGCGCGCGCGTGCAGGCCTTGATCTCCAAGCGGCTCAAGACCGAAGATCCCGACCACGGCTTTCTGGTGGACCTGATCTCCGGTCCGCTGGACGTGGACCGCGGCGACTACCTGCGGCGCGACGCCTACTTTACCGGGGTGCACTACGGGCTGTTCGACCGCGACTGGCTGATCTCGGCCCTAGACGTCTCGCAGGAGTGGGACGCGGCGGGGCGGCGTGTGCGCAGCGCGCTGCTGTTCGAGGAAAAAGGCCTGCCCTCGGTGGAGGCGTACCTGATCGGGCGCTACCACATGTTCCGGCAGGTGTACTTTCACAAGACCAAGCGGTTTTTCGAGAAGGCCCTCGAGGTGGTCTCGAAGCTGGTGCAGGAGCGCGGCCAACCGGGGGGCGTGTGGATCGAGGAGATGCTGGCCGAGGTGCGGGTGCGTGACCTGGACCTGGAGACCTACCTGGAGCTGACCGACGCGGCCTACCTCGAGGCGATCCGGGTGTGGCGCCGTCAGGGAGGTGGGGTGGGGCGTCTGGCGAGTGCGATCTGGAACCGTGAGCCCTACCGCACCATCGACGTGACCGATCTGCCCGTTCCGTCGCTCGCTGCGGGCGAGGACCCGGTGACCGAGGCGGTCAAGGCCTACTTCGAGCGCGCGGGCCTCGATCACCGGGCGCTGGTGCTGTTCGACGAGGCCACCGACACCACGCTCAAGCCCGAGAACTACCGCGAGTTGCGGGTGCGCAGCGGAGGGGGCCGCACCCAGACGCTGGTGCAGTACCTGGCCGGCGGTCGCGAACAGATTCGCGACCGGGGCCTGTCGAGCCGCAGCCTGCTGCTCGAGGTGCTGAGTGCCTCGTACCGCGCGCGGCGCATCTTTGTGGACGCCGCGCACTACCCGCAGGTACGCCGGATCGTGGATCGCCTGCGCGCCGAGCTCACCCACGGGGAAGGCGCGTGA
- a CDS encoding nucleotidyltransferase domain-containing protein, translating into MRRSDVLETLRRRRESWRTYGVRRLGLFGSFAYDRARGDSDIDLLVEFERETGYFGLVRLRTRLEDLLGRRVDIVTPAALKGPIRQRILEAVIYVE; encoded by the coding sequence GTGCGCCGATCTGACGTTCTGGAAACCCTGCGCCGCAGGCGCGAGTCCTGGCGGACGTACGGGGTGAGGCGTCTGGGCCTGTTCGGCTCTTTCGCCTATGACCGTGCGCGTGGAGACAGCGACATCGACCTGCTGGTCGAATTCGAGCGCGAAACCGGCTACTTCGGGCTGGTGCGCCTGCGCACGCGCCTCGAGGACCTGCTGGGCCGCCGGGTGGACATCGTGACCCCGGCCGCCCTCAAGGGGCCGATCCGCCAGCGCATTCTGGAGGCGGTGATCTATGTCGAGTGA
- the aspS gene encoding aspartate--tRNA(Asn) ligase — MIIPEQQLERSLTSQLAPLEGQDVLLRGWLYARRDLGGLQFLVLRDRAGIVQCVGQDLDLPLPESSIEVVGKVVAHPKAPGGFEVQVRELRVLSRAVEVSPLELPKVEWNVNPETLLDYRYVSVRGLKDRAALKVQAVLVEAFRDSLREQGFTEIFTPKLVSAGAEGGANLFEVDYFERKAYLAQSPQLYKQIMVGTFERVFETAPVYRAEEHATSRHLNEYLSLDVELGFIRSEEDVMAVEEGVLRVICRRLEARCREEFAMFGMELPQVPERIPRIPLAEARALIKQKYGYSVGGKDIDPEGERLLCQHFAEEHGSDWVFVTHYPKAARPFYAYYEPDGTTRSFDLLYRGLEVTTGGQRIHEYDMLVRSLEERGMSTVGFEGYLEVFKHGMPPHGGFAIGAERLTAKFLGIHNVRHARAFPRDRHRLTP; from the coding sequence ATGATCATCCCCGAGCAGCAACTCGAGCGCAGCCTCACCTCGCAACTCGCCCCCTTGGAGGGACAGGACGTGCTGCTGCGCGGCTGGCTGTACGCCCGCCGTGACCTGGGCGGCCTGCAGTTTCTGGTCCTGCGCGACCGCGCGGGCATCGTGCAGTGCGTCGGGCAGGACCTGGACCTGCCGCTTCCCGAGAGCAGCATCGAGGTCGTCGGTAAGGTGGTCGCCCACCCCAAGGCCCCCGGCGGCTTCGAGGTGCAGGTGCGCGAGCTGCGCGTGCTCTCGAGGGCGGTCGAGGTCTCGCCGCTCGAACTGCCCAAGGTCGAGTGGAACGTGAACCCCGAGACCCTGCTGGACTACCGCTACGTCTCGGTGCGCGGCCTGAAGGACCGCGCGGCCCTGAAGGTACAGGCGGTGCTGGTCGAGGCGTTCCGTGACTCCCTGCGCGAGCAGGGCTTTACCGAGATCTTCACGCCCAAGCTGGTCTCGGCCGGAGCCGAAGGCGGAGCGAACCTGTTCGAGGTGGACTACTTCGAGCGCAAGGCGTACCTGGCGCAGTCCCCGCAGCTCTACAAGCAGATCATGGTCGGCACCTTCGAGCGGGTGTTCGAGACCGCCCCGGTGTACCGCGCCGAGGAGCACGCCACCTCGAGGCACCTCAACGAGTACCTCTCGCTGGACGTGGAGCTCGGCTTCATCCGCTCGGAAGAGGACGTGATGGCGGTGGAGGAGGGGGTTCTCAGGGTCATCTGCCGCCGCCTCGAGGCGCGCTGCCGCGAGGAGTTCGCGATGTTCGGCATGGAGCTGCCCCAGGTGCCCGAGCGCATTCCGCGCATCCCGCTCGCCGAGGCCCGGGCCCTGATCAAGCAGAAGTACGGCTACAGCGTGGGTGGCAAGGACATCGACCCCGAGGGCGAGCGCCTGCTGTGCCAGCACTTCGCCGAGGAGCACGGCTCGGACTGGGTGTTCGTGACCCATTACCCCAAGGCTGCGCGCCCCTTTTACGCCTACTACGAGCCGGACGGCACCACCCGCTCGTTCGACCTGCTCTACCGCGGCCTCGAGGTTACCACCGGCGGGCAGCGCATCCACGAGTACGACATGCTGGTGCGCTCGCTCGAGGAGCGCGGCATGAGCACCGTGGGCTTCGAAGGCTACCTCGAGGTGTTCAAGCACGGCATGCCGCCGCACGGGGGATTTGCCATCGGAGCCGAACGCCTGACCGCCAAGTTTCTGGGCATTCACAACGTCCGCCATGCCCGCGCGTTCCCGCGTGACCGCCACCGCCTGACCCCCTGA
- a CDS encoding alpha/beta hydrolase yields METWASFRVGGQRLHGMLHLPDIPRPAAGFPAVVMLHGFTGHRSESHRLFVLLSRYLMRLGMASLRFDFRGSGDSEGDFSEMTVSREVEDALEAVAYVRDLPEIDAARVAVLGFSLGGMVAALAAERARPERLALCAPATPEVMLRTLPFGQVPAGIADRGGWPVGREFYLELPRLDPVAALQRYRGPVRVFHGDADTSVPLEAGVRYARAAGAELIAFPGAGHTFDSLRAVEDFQREVARFLTMSL; encoded by the coding sequence ATGGAAACTTGGGCCTCGTTCCGCGTCGGAGGTCAGCGCCTGCACGGCATGCTGCACCTCCCCGACATTCCCCGCCCCGCAGCGGGCTTTCCGGCGGTGGTGATGCTGCACGGCTTCACCGGGCACCGCAGCGAGAGCCACCGCCTGTTCGTGCTGCTCAGCCGCTATCTGATGCGCCTCGGCATGGCCAGCTTGCGTTTTGATTTTCGGGGTAGCGGCGACTCGGAGGGTGACTTCTCCGAGATGACCGTGTCGCGCGAGGTCGAAGATGCCCTCGAGGCCGTCGCCTACGTCCGGGACCTGCCCGAGATCGACGCGGCGCGCGTGGCGGTGCTGGGCTTTTCGCTGGGCGGCATGGTGGCGGCCCTGGCTGCCGAGCGCGCCCGCCCCGAGCGCCTCGCGCTGTGCGCGCCCGCCACTCCGGAGGTGATGCTGCGCACCCTGCCGTTCGGGCAGGTTCCGGCGGGCATTGCCGACCGGGGCGGCTGGCCGGTGGGCCGCGAGTTCTACCTCGAGTTGCCGCGATTGGACCCGGTTGCCGCGCTGCAGCGCTACCGGGGGCCGGTGCGGGTGTTTCACGGCGACGCGGACACCAGCGTGCCCCTCGAGGCGGGCGTGCGCTACGCGCGCGCGGCCGGAGCCGAGCTGATCGCCTTTCCCGGGGCCGGGCACACCTTCGACTCGCTGCGGGCGGTCGAGGATTTCCAGCGTGAGGTGGCGCGCTTCTTGACCATGTCGCTGTGA
- a CDS encoding NAD(P)/FAD-dependent oxidoreductase has product MTESGSSRGHAVVLGASVAGLLAARVLSEHFERVTLVERDPLDTGAGVRRGVPQGRQVHGLFASGYAAMCALFPDLPQALRAAGAELLDVGLDVRLFRAGGYVPPVRSGMVCPYLSRPLLEALIRERVLQRPNVRLRDRTAARGLWVDARLQRARGLQLEGGEGLQADLVVDASGRGSRTPAWLEDLGLEAPAETQVTVRAGYTSRVYRRLPGDLEGARMVYVTPRAPHERRVGALAPLEGGRWLVGLGGWLGDHAPPDEAGFLAFARSLPAPEIARVIERAEPLSDFATYRYPANLRRHYERLRAPLEGLIVLGDALCSFNPLYGQGMSVAALEACLLDRCLRVDAGPGLPGRFFKRAARLVQGPWQMATGEDFRYPQVQGKRPPGTGWINAYTGLVTRATPHDPQVYLALLRVINLTARPEALFAPGVVLRTLRSALRQR; this is encoded by the coding sequence ATGACCGAATCCGGCAGTTCCAGGGGGCACGCGGTCGTGCTGGGAGCGAGCGTGGCTGGACTGCTGGCCGCGCGCGTGCTGAGCGAGCACTTCGAGCGGGTGACCCTGGTCGAGCGCGACCCGCTGGACACGGGGGCCGGAGTGCGGCGCGGCGTGCCCCAGGGCCGGCAGGTGCACGGGCTGTTCGCCAGCGGGTACGCGGCGATGTGCGCCCTGTTCCCGGATCTGCCCCAGGCCCTGCGCGCCGCCGGCGCAGAGCTGCTTGACGTGGGCCTGGACGTGCGGCTCTTCCGGGCCGGGGGGTATGTGCCTCCTGTGCGCAGCGGCATGGTGTGCCCCTACCTCAGCAGGCCGCTGCTCGAGGCCCTGATTCGCGAGCGGGTGCTGCAGCGTCCGAACGTGCGGCTGCGGGACCGGACCGCGGCGCGGGGGCTGTGGGTGGACGCCCGGCTGCAGCGCGCCAGAGGGCTGCAGCTCGAGGGTGGGGAGGGCCTGCAGGCCGACTTGGTGGTGGATGCCAGCGGGCGCGGCTCGCGCACACCCGCGTGGCTCGAGGACCTGGGGCTCGAGGCTCCTGCCGAGACGCAGGTGACCGTGCGCGCGGGCTACACCAGCCGGGTGTACCGCCGTCTGCCCGGCGACCTCGAGGGGGCCCGCATGGTGTACGTCACCCCCCGCGCCCCGCACGAGCGGCGGGTAGGGGCGCTCGCTCCGCTCGAGGGGGGGCGCTGGCTGGTGGGGCTGGGCGGTTGGTTGGGCGATCACGCGCCGCCGGACGAGGCGGGCTTTCTGGCGTTCGCGCGCAGCCTGCCCGCCCCGGAGATCGCCCGGGTGATCGAGCGCGCCGAGCCGCTGTCCGACTTTGCCACCTACCGCTACCCGGCCAACTTGCGACGGCATTACGAGCGGCTGCGCGCTCCGCTCGAGGGACTGATCGTGCTGGGCGACGCGCTGTGCAGCTTCAACCCGCTGTACGGCCAGGGCATGAGTGTGGCGGCCCTCGAGGCGTGCTTGCTGGACCGTTGTTTGCGGGTGGACGCCGGGCCGGGGCTGCCGGGGCGCTTTTTCAAGCGGGCCGCGCGGCTGGTGCAGGGCCCCTGGCAGATGGCCACGGGAGAGGACTTCCGGTACCCGCAGGTGCAGGGCAAGCGCCCGCCGGGCACCGGCTGGATCAACGCCTACACCGGCCTGGTGACCCGCGCGACCCCGCACGACCCGCAGGTGTACCTGGCCCTGCTGCGGGTGATCAACCTGACTGCCCGCCCCGAGGCGCTGTTCGCGCCCGGCGTGGTGCTGCGAACCCTGCGGTCGGCCCTGCGGCAGCGCTGA
- a CDS encoding response regulator, translated as MDAKRILLVDDNEHDIELALAAFEGADMANSVAIARDGEEALAYLRREGMFASRSSADPLVVLMDLKMPKLSGLEVLRIMRQDARFRHLPVVMLTSSREQMDLNQCYACGANAYVVKPVDFAAFLQVVQTLGVFWTLLNEFPHLEQAVSSGQG; from the coding sequence ATGGACGCAAAGCGCATCCTCCTGGTAGACGATAACGAGCACGACATCGAGCTGGCCCTGGCCGCATTCGAGGGGGCAGATATGGCCAACTCGGTCGCGATCGCTCGGGACGGGGAGGAGGCGCTGGCCTACCTGCGGCGCGAAGGCATGTTTGCGTCGCGCAGCAGCGCAGATCCGCTGGTGGTACTGATGGATCTCAAGATGCCCAAGCTCAGCGGCCTCGAGGTGCTGCGGATCATGCGGCAGGATGCGCGCTTCCGGCACCTGCCGGTGGTGATGCTGACCTCCTCGAGAGAGCAGATGGATCTGAACCAGTGCTATGCCTGTGGTGCCAATGCCTACGTGGTCAAGCCGGTGGATTTCGCCGCCTTCTTGCAGGTGGTGCAGACCTTGGGCGTGTTCTGGACCCTGCTCAACGAGTTTCCGCACCTCGAGCAGGCGGTGAGCTCGGGGCAAGGTTAA
- a CDS encoding 3'(2'),5'-bisphosphate nucleotidase CysQ, producing the protein MDYQNERDVARAIALEVGALLTHYSENGFEVEEKTPGDPVTIADREASELIVDGLLAAFPEDGILSEELADSARRLRKRRVWIVDPIDGTREYVKGTGDYVVSIGLVVDGQPVLGVIYAPARGDLYEGVVGQGVWKNGETAGFSARPLEQAVVSVSDTEHERTLHRYTDFRMSPSGSIAYKLAKVAAGESDATFTMNPRSEWDIAAGAALVAAAGGVLTTRGGEPIAFNQPQPRLRRGLIGGRPEVVSDLEGVLARLGIPEKRLWLTDEDNVWAALPEAFRARAAAGAQLHATAAGLRPLAWTALEEQDGWSITHAEGDAALLDELVRDLQREYGALAWPQNQVG; encoded by the coding sequence GTGGATTACCAGAATGAACGTGACGTGGCCCGCGCCATCGCCCTCGAGGTCGGTGCCCTGCTGACCCACTACAGCGAGAACGGTTTCGAGGTCGAGGAGAAAACCCCGGGTGACCCGGTCACCATCGCGGACCGCGAGGCCAGCGAGCTGATCGTAGACGGCCTGCTGGCCGCCTTTCCCGAAGACGGCATTCTGTCCGAGGAGCTGGCCGACAGCGCCCGGCGCCTCCGGAAGCGCCGGGTGTGGATCGTAGACCCCATCGACGGCACGCGCGAGTACGTCAAGGGCACGGGCGACTACGTCGTCTCGATCGGGCTGGTGGTCGACGGTCAGCCGGTGCTGGGCGTGATCTACGCTCCGGCGCGCGGCGACCTGTACGAGGGCGTAGTCGGCCAGGGCGTCTGGAAAAACGGCGAGACCGCCGGCTTCTCGGCCCGTCCGCTCGAGCAGGCGGTGGTCTCGGTCTCCGACACCGAGCACGAGCGCACCCTGCACCGGTACACCGATTTCCGCATGAGCCCCTCGGGCTCGATCGCCTACAAGCTCGCCAAGGTGGCAGCGGGCGAGAGCGACGCGACCTTTACCATGAACCCGCGTTCCGAGTGGGACATCGCGGCTGGCGCGGCGCTGGTGGCCGCCGCTGGCGGCGTGCTGACCACGCGTGGCGGCGAGCCCATCGCCTTCAACCAGCCCCAGCCCCGGCTGCGGCGCGGCCTGATCGGCGGGCGACCCGAGGTCGTCTCCGACCTCGAGGGCGTGCTGGCCCGACTGGGCATTCCCGAAAAGCGCCTGTGGCTGACCGACGAGGACAACGTCTGGGCCGCGCTGCCCGAGGCTTTCCGTGCCCGCGCCGCAGCGGGTGCCCAGCTGCACGCGACCGCTGCGGGCCTGCGCCCGCTGGCCTGGACCGCCCTCGAGGAACAGGACGGCTGGAGCATCACGCATGCCGAAGGTGACGCGGCGCTGCTGGATGAACTGGTCCGCGACCTGCAACGCGAGTACGGGGCGCTCGCTTGGCCTCAAAATCAAGTAGGCTGA
- a CDS encoding ATP/GTP-binding protein, with the protein MKPLKLLICGPVGAGKTTFVSTLSEIPVVETDELASEAIGKEYTTVALDFGRLTLDEQVLHLFGTPGQDRYHFMWDVLAEGALGLVMLVAGDRPADFGNARRILEYVTSRHPIPFVLGVTRQDLEAVWRPAEIALFFGVPAHQVVGLDATSPTAAVRVLAQLLTFIRDSEELVP; encoded by the coding sequence GTGAAGCCGTTGAAATTGCTGATCTGCGGTCCGGTGGGAGCCGGAAAGACCACCTTCGTTTCCACGCTTTCCGAGATTCCGGTCGTCGAGACGGACGAACTGGCCTCGGAAGCCATTGGAAAAGAGTATACAACCGTCGCCCTGGACTTCGGGCGGCTGACCCTCGACGAGCAGGTGCTGCACCTGTTCGGTACCCCAGGGCAGGACCGCTACCACTTCATGTGGGACGTCCTGGCCGAAGGAGCGCTGGGCCTGGTGATGCTGGTCGCCGGGGACCGACCCGCAGATTTCGGAAACGCCCGGCGCATCCTCGAGTACGTCACCTCGCGCCACCCCATTCCCTTCGTTCTGGGCGTTACCCGCCAGGACCTCGAAGCCGTGTGGCGGCCTGCCGAAATTGCCCTGTTCTTCGGCGTTCCTGCACATCAGGTCGTGGGGCTGGACGCCACATCGCCCACGGCTGCCGTTCGGGTACTGGCACAACTGCTGACCTTTATCCGTGATTCCGAGGAGCTGGTTCCATGA
- a CDS encoding 4'-phosphopantetheinyl transferase superfamily protein — protein MIVAIGNDLIELHRLEGVWRREGETFLRRIYTDEERDYCLALANPLPSLGARFAAKEAFQKVWPRPHGWRDVWVVRDPTPQGPFPFSRPYLRFAPDLEAEMHARGWRAHLTLTHTREHAAAVVLLEQVRP, from the coding sequence TTGATCGTCGCGATCGGCAATGACCTGATCGAACTGCACCGCCTCGAGGGCGTGTGGCGGCGCGAGGGCGAGACCTTCTTGCGCCGCATCTACACCGACGAGGAGCGCGACTACTGCCTGGCCCTGGCCAATCCGCTCCCATCGCTGGGCGCGCGCTTTGCCGCCAAGGAGGCCTTTCAGAAGGTCTGGCCCCGGCCGCACGGCTGGCGCGACGTGTGGGTGGTGCGCGACCCCACGCCGCAGGGCCCTTTCCCCTTCAGCCGCCCGTACCTGCGTTTCGCACCCGACCTCGAGGCCGAGATGCACGCACGCGGCTGGCGCGCGCACCTGACCTTAACCCACACCCGTGAACACGCTGCAGCGGTGGTCCTGCTCGAGCAGGTGCGCCCCTAA
- a CDS encoding DUF4388 domain-containing protein, which produces MAIFGKLADMSLMDLLPVLASMSGVLEISELENGQVAALHLEGGQIRRFLYGGRDLDVLQARLQFIELVHSRQGNFAFRPLGHSVAGPSLALNLKELLVWAVTQRDEELSYYGQLPDPDTVFVSAGTPAYLPEGVLGQLYLRAAAHLGSGASSRDLARHLALPLGQARMMLHRLRLAGIVVPKRAYTETPQARPVGLATRMLRALLGRRSA; this is translated from the coding sequence ATGGCTATTTTCGGAAAACTTGCGGACATGAGCCTTATGGACCTGCTACCTGTGCTGGCGTCCATGTCTGGGGTTTTAGAGATCTCGGAACTGGAAAACGGACAGGTTGCAGCCCTGCATCTGGAGGGCGGCCAGATCCGACGCTTCCTGTACGGCGGACGTGATCTGGACGTGCTGCAGGCTCGACTGCAGTTTATCGAACTGGTACACAGCCGTCAGGGGAATTTCGCCTTTCGTCCGTTGGGTCATTCAGTAGCAGGCCCCTCTCTGGCGCTCAACCTGAAAGAGCTGCTGGTCTGGGCTGTCACCCAGCGCGATGAGGAACTCTCCTACTACGGGCAGCTTCCCGACCCGGACACCGTTTTTGTCTCTGCCGGAACGCCTGCCTACCTGCCCGAGGGCGTGCTCGGGCAACTTTACCTGCGCGCGGCCGCTCACCTCGGGTCGGGAGCCTCCTCGCGAGACCTGGCCCGTCACCTCGCACTGCCGCTCGGACAGGCCAGAATGATGTTGCACCGCCTGAGACTGGCTGGCATAGTCGTGCCCAAAAGGGCTTATACCGAAACGCCCCAGGCGCGCCCCGTGGGGCTCGCTACCCGCATGTTGAGGGCCCTGCTCGGACGGAGATCCGCGTGA
- a CDS encoding HepT-like ribonuclease domain-containing protein yields MSSEVPLKTWTWRVQEMLEAIERIGRYVNGMRLEDFEGSELVRDAVLRNLAFLGETVKYLPPEVHAAHPDLPWDEMRGTRNLVVHDYFGLDLQMVWHTVHHELPPLVPRLERILREAGPGTAKRG; encoded by the coding sequence ATGTCGAGTGAGGTGCCGCTCAAGACCTGGACCTGGCGGGTACAGGAGATGCTCGAGGCCATCGAGCGCATCGGACGCTACGTGAACGGGATGCGCCTCGAGGACTTCGAGGGCAGCGAACTGGTGCGCGACGCGGTGCTGCGCAACCTGGCCTTCTTGGGCGAGACGGTGAAGTACCTGCCGCCGGAGGTTCACGCAGCGCATCCGGATCTGCCGTGGGACGAGATGCGCGGCACGCGCAACCTGGTGGTTCACGACTACTTCGGGCTGGACTTGCAAATGGTGTGGCACACCGTACACCACGAGCTTCCGCCGCTGGTGCCCCGCCTCGAGCGCATCCTGCGCGAGGCGGGGCCGGGAACGGCAAAACGGGGGTGA
- a CDS encoding DUF817 domain-containing protein gives MLARAATRATGQLLRFAWAEALCCLFPAAILLMLAITAPLSGSAFPRYDLLLAGCLLMQVLMLRLGLETRDELKVICVFHVLGLALEVFKVSVGSWSYPDGGFFKVFGVPLYSGFMYASVASYLCQAWRRFDLEVSGWAGNVPMGLLAAGIYLNFFTHHSALPDLRWPLALGVLLVARRTRVHFTVGDARYAMPLPLAFALIGFFIWVAENLATLVGAWQYPHQASGWDWVHTSKIGSWGLLVIVSFITVALLKKVKSDRHKGQGTPPVHR, from the coding sequence ATGCTCGCACGCGCCGCCACCAGGGCTACCGGTCAACTGCTGCGCTTCGCCTGGGCCGAAGCCCTGTGCTGCCTGTTTCCGGCTGCCATCTTGCTCATGCTGGCCATCACCGCACCGCTTTCCGGCAGTGCGTTCCCACGCTACGACCTGCTGCTGGCCGGCTGCCTGCTGATGCAGGTTCTCATGCTGCGGCTGGGCCTAGAAACCCGCGACGAGCTCAAGGTAATCTGCGTCTTTCACGTGCTGGGCCTTGCCCTCGAGGTCTTCAAGGTCTCGGTCGGCTCGTGGTCGTACCCGGACGGGGGCTTTTTCAAGGTCTTCGGCGTCCCGCTGTACAGCGGTTTTATGTACGCTTCGGTCGCGTCGTACCTGTGCCAGGCCTGGCGGCGTTTTGACCTCGAGGTGAGCGGCTGGGCGGGCAACGTGCCCATGGGGCTGCTCGCGGCGGGCATCTACCTGAATTTTTTCACCCACCACTCGGCGCTGCCCGACCTGCGCTGGCCGCTGGCGCTGGGCGTGCTGCTCGTGGCCCGGCGCACCCGGGTCCACTTCACGGTAGGAGACGCCCGCTACGCGATGCCCCTGCCGCTGGCGTTCGCGCTGATCGGTTTTTTCATCTGGGTGGCCGAGAACCTCGCCACGCTGGTGGGGGCGTGGCAGTACCCGCATCAGGCCAGCGGCTGGGACTGGGTACACACCTCCAAGATCGGTTCGTGGGGCCTGCTGGTGATCGTCTCGTTCATCACGGTGGCCCTGCTAAAAAAGGTCAAGAGCGACCGCCACAAGGGTCAGGGCACGCCCCCGGTTCACCGCTGA
- a CDS encoding response regulator transcription factor encodes MVRVLAVEDDEVSLELLRSFLERRGYQVMVASTGEQALDLLHQADLLVLDVMLPGMSGREVAQVAREQDPDLPILMLTAMNQVHDRVAGFESGADDYLVKPYDLRELDARLKSLLRRSGFRDRLERGDLTICPDTREVFLGDTLLRLSKLEFDLLLTLARHPGRTFSRDRLIELVWGGDYEGLERTVDVRIVDLRKKLGGRDYIQTVRGVGYRFRAD; translated from the coding sequence ATGGTACGGGTGTTGGCCGTCGAAGACGATGAAGTGAGCCTGGAGCTCTTGCGCAGTTTCCTGGAACGCCGGGGCTATCAGGTGATGGTGGCCTCAACCGGCGAGCAGGCGCTGGACCTGCTTCATCAGGCGGACCTGCTCGTACTCGACGTGATGCTTCCGGGCATGAGTGGCCGCGAGGTGGCACAGGTGGCCCGCGAGCAGGACCCGGACCTGCCGATCCTGATGCTGACCGCCATGAATCAGGTGCATGACCGCGTGGCCGGTTTCGAGTCGGGTGCCGACGATTACCTGGTCAAACCTTACGACCTGCGCGAACTGGACGCACGCCTGAAGTCGCTGTTGCGCCGTTCGGGCTTTCGTGACCGCCTCGAGCGCGGTGACCTGACCATTTGCCCGGACACCCGCGAAGTTTTTCTGGGAGATACGCTGCTGCGGTTGTCCAAGCTGGAGTTCGACCTGTTGCTGACGCTCGCCCGCCACCCGGGGCGCACCTTTTCCCGCGACCGGCTGATCGAGCTGGTATGGGGCGGCGACTACGAAGGCCTCGAGCGCACCGTGGACGTCCGCATCGTGGACCTGCGCAAAAAACTGGGCGGACGCGACTATATCCAGACGGTACGCGGGGTCGGCTACCGCTTCCGCGCCGACTGA